The following are from one region of the Epinephelus fuscoguttatus linkage group LG11, E.fuscoguttatus.final_Chr_v1 genome:
- the LOC125897110 gene encoding breast cancer metastasis-suppressor 1-like protein-A, which translates to MPVHSREKKESNHEEMEVDFPEQDGSSTDEEDTVSSSVSEDGDSSEMDDEDCERRRMECLDEMTTLEKQFTDLKEQLYKERLSQVDIKLQEVMAGCAQEYLEPLANLQENMQIRTKVAGIYRELCLESVKNKYECEIQAACQHWESEKLLLFDTVQSELEEKIRRLEEDRHSIDITSELWNDGLHSRKNKKKDPFCPVKKKKPVVVSGPYIVYMLQDLDILEDWTAIRKAMASLGPHRVKVDVPAVKPDRHHHVARFEDGRLFYDNQWYCRGQAICINRKDEYPTSAIITTINNDEVWFKRLDGTKSKLYISQLLKGKYTIKHS; encoded by the exons ATGCCGGTTCACTCCCGggagaagaaagaaagtaaCCACGAAGAAATGGAGGTGGATTTTCCCGAGCAGGacggcagcagcacagacgAGGAGGACACGGTTAGCTCGTCGGTGTCTGAAGATGGAGACAGCTCGG agatggatgatgaagactgtgagaggaggaggatggagtgTCTGGATGAGATGACCACTCTGGAGAAACAGTTCACCGACCTGAAGGAGCA GTTGTATAAGGAGCGCCTGAGCCAGGTGGACATCAAGCTGCAGGAGGTCATGGCTGGCTGCGCCCAGGAGTACCTGGAGCCTTTAGCCAACCTGCAGGAGAACATGCAGATCAGGACCAAAGTTGCTG GGATCTACAGGGAGCTGTGTCTGGAGTCAGTGAAGAACAAGTATGAGTGTGAGATCCAGGCCGCCTGCCAACACTGGGAG agtgagaagctgctgctgtttgacactGTACAAAGTGAACTGGAGGAGAAGATCAGGAGACTGGAGGAGGACAGACACAGTATTGACATTACCTCAG AGTTATGGAATGATGGATTACACTCACggaaaaacaagaagaaagacCCGTTCTGTCCTGTCAAGAAGAAGAAGCCTGTTGTTGTCTCTG GGCcttatattgtttacatgcTGCAGGATCTGGATATTCTTGAAGACTGGACTGCGATAAGAAAG GCGATGGCTTCACTGGGGCCACACAGGGTGAAGGTGGATG TCCCTGCAGTCAAGCCCGACAGACATCACCATGTGGCGCGCTTCGAGGACGGTCGACTTTTCTATGACAACCAGTGGTACTGCAGGGGACAGGCCATATGCATCAACAGGAAGGACGAGTACCCgactag tgccatcatcaccaccatcaacAACGACGAGGTGTGGTTCAAACGACTGGATGGCACCAAGTCGAAGCTGTACATCTCGCAGCTGCTGAAAGGCAAATACACGATCAAGCACtcataa